TTGAATTCTTTTTCAAATGAATGTTCTCCAGGAACAACAACCGCTAATAAATAATCGTATTTTTCACCTTTTTTAATTGGAACGATAACTGCACCTTCTACGTAAGAACACGCACGAAGGTGATGCTCAATTTCTTCTAATTCCATTCGATAACCATGCAGCTTAATTTGGAAATCAAGACGACCATTATAGAATAGAAGACCATTTTCAACATAGCCAGCATCGCCTGTTTTATAGGCGCGCTCACCGTCAATCATAGTAAATGCTTTTTCTGTTAATTCAGGGCTTCCTAAATATCCAACGCTTACGCTTGGACCGACAATTACGATTTCACCTTTTTCACCATCAGGTGCAATCGTTCCATCTTCTTTCATAATAAGAAGGCGGCAGTCTGATTTACAGTAGCCCACTGGAAGTGATTTGTATTGATCAAGCACTTCTTCTGTAACGTGAATACCTGTTACAGCGACAGTAGCTTCTGTTGGACCGTAAGTATTCATAATTGTTGCTTTTGGGAAACGCTCAATTAATTTTCTAGCCACTTCATTTGGTAACACTTCACCGCAGAATAAGAATGTTTTCATGTTCGGTAGCATACTCTCAGAGAAAGATGCTTCCATTAAACACATTTCAGCGAAAGAAGGTGTGGAAGTCCATACTTGAATATCCGATTGCTCTAAAGAAGCAAACAAGTCTTTTGGACGCGCAATCATATCTTTATCGATTGCCCAAAGTGTACCACCTGTTACTAATGATGGGTAAATATCCATTACAGATAAATCGAATGAGAAAGGTGCTTGATTTAAGAATACTTGCCCTGTTTGTAAGTTGAAATCTTCTACAGCCCATTTTGTAAAGCTAACAAGGCAGTTATAAGTAATCTGAACCCCTTTCGGATTACCTGTGCTTCCTGATGTGTAAATAATGTAGAAGTTCTCATCACCTTTTACCGCATGTTCAGGATTTGGAGTGTTCCCTTTATGAGTAAAGAAAATATCTTTTAAGTTGTCTTCACTTACGATGCGAACTGGTAAATCAGTTACAGTTACTGCTGTTGCCGATAAAAGTAATTTCGCACCAGAATTTTCAGCAATACGTTGTACACGATCAGCTGGGATAGATAAATCTACAGGGATGTAAGCATGTCCAGCTTTTACACATCCTAAAAAGTTAATAATCATTTCAGGTTGCATATGGCCATACACCATAATTGGTGAACGATCGTCTGGATACTCAGAAGAAATCCAATGTGCTAACGCATCAGAATCTTCCTTTAATTGTTTGTACGTAATTTTCGCATCTCGCCAAACAAAAGCGGTTTGATCAGGCGTTTCTGCAGCCCACTTTTCAATTTGTTCTAATAACTTCATAACGTTCCCACCCTAGAATTCATTGTAAATAAATGTACTTGTGTTTGTATCATGGAATCCATACAACCAAAGTAATGCAAATAAAATTGCAAGATAATAAACCGTCTTTGCAACCCATTGTGTGAGTGGTCGAGACCATATCTCTTTTAATCTTTCCATGTCTTTCCCTCTCTTAATGAAATAATAGCTCTTTGTAGGTATCATGTCCTACATTATTGTGAAAAAAACAAAATCCCACATTTTAGGTAAAAATAAGTCAAAAGGCTCTTTTTTGATATTAGCACTAAATACTAAAAAAGAAAATCCCTAACTTAGCAATTATATTACATTCAGCATGAATTTGTAATGGGTTTGACATGTAAATAGAAAGGAGATTGTGTGAATACATAAAAGTGGACTATAAGAATACGTAAAAATACAGTATTTGTTTTTATTAATCATTCAAGATGGAGTAAACTTTTAAATTTCTAGTTATTTTGAAAAGGAGGAAATTATCATGAATAGAGTGTGGAAGAATCTAATTTCGGAAGAAAATATCGTGAAATGGAGAAGGCACTTCCATAAGTATCCGGAATTATC
This genomic interval from Bacillus thuringiensis contains the following:
- the dltA gene encoding D-alanine--poly(phosphoribitol) ligase subunit DltA, whose protein sequence is MKLLEQIEKWAAETPDQTAFVWRDAKITYKQLKEDSDALAHWISSEYPDDRSPIMVYGHMQPEMIINFLGCVKAGHAYIPVDLSIPADRVQRIAENSGAKLLLSATAVTVTDLPVRIVSEDNLKDIFFTHKGNTPNPEHAVKGDENFYIIYTSGSTGNPKGVQITYNCLVSFTKWAVEDFNLQTGQVFLNQAPFSFDLSVMDIYPSLVTGGTLWAIDKDMIARPKDLFASLEQSDIQVWTSTPSFAEMCLMEASFSESMLPNMKTFLFCGEVLPNEVARKLIERFPKATIMNTYGPTEATVAVTGIHVTEEVLDQYKSLPVGYCKSDCRLLIMKEDGTIAPDGEKGEIVIVGPSVSVGYLGSPELTEKAFTMIDGERAYKTGDAGYVENGLLFYNGRLDFQIKLHGYRMELEEIEHHLRACSYVEGAVIVPIKKGEKYDYLLAVVVPGEHSFEKEFKLTSAIKKELNERLPNYMIPRKFMYQSSIPMTPNGKVDRKKLLSEVTA
- a CDS encoding teichoic acid D-Ala incorporation-associated protein DltX is translated as MERLKEIWSRPLTQWVAKTVYYLAILFALLWLYGFHDTNTSTFIYNEF